A single Crateriforma conspicua DNA region contains:
- the rimO gene encoding 30S ribosomal protein S12 methylthiotransferase RimO has product MKLPIVTDTASSNAPSPAESTGDGKARGQYAVVSLGCPKNLVDTEQMLGRLDHDGYRMVPDVDDADFVIVNTCGFIESARDESLGAIDEMLQLKRDGKIRNVVVTGCLAERGQGELLKERPEIDAMVGVFGRNDIVAVIDDLYSGLEEQRTVFKPAAIQPLSDSMRSAITPRHFAYLKISEGCDRLCTFCAIPKMRGKHYSKPIEQVVDEAKRLGDSGVREVVVVAQDTTYYGMDLYGRPRLTELLTELDKIESIDWIRLMYFYPMYIDDDLIDVIVGARRVLPYIDMPLQHASDTMLKRMSRKTTRASQEVILEKLRQRIDNLVMRTTMITGFPGETDDDFRQLCDFVAEQKFEHLGVFTYSVEPDTPAAKLPGRVPEDVSLRRQEELMAIQQQIAFEWNESRVGTAVDVLIDAEVPDQPGLFMGRSVAEAPDIDGVVFVSSDDQTSTIEVGQMVRCEIVVANGYDVVAAPLDD; this is encoded by the coding sequence ATGAAACTTCCCATCGTTACCGATACCGCGTCTTCCAATGCCCCCTCGCCGGCCGAATCCACCGGTGACGGAAAGGCACGCGGTCAATATGCCGTCGTCAGTCTGGGGTGCCCCAAAAACCTGGTCGATACCGAACAGATGCTGGGGCGTTTGGACCATGACGGCTATCGGATGGTCCCGGATGTCGACGATGCCGACTTTGTGATCGTCAACACGTGCGGCTTCATTGAATCGGCTCGCGACGAATCGCTGGGCGCGATCGACGAAATGCTGCAGCTGAAACGCGACGGCAAGATCCGTAACGTCGTCGTCACCGGTTGTCTGGCCGAACGTGGGCAAGGCGAACTGCTGAAGGAACGTCCCGAAATCGATGCGATGGTCGGCGTTTTTGGGCGGAACGACATCGTCGCGGTGATCGATGATCTGTACAGCGGGCTGGAAGAACAGCGGACGGTTTTCAAGCCCGCCGCGATCCAGCCGCTTTCCGATTCGATGCGATCGGCCATCACCCCACGGCACTTCGCTTATTTGAAAATCAGCGAAGGTTGTGACCGGTTGTGTACGTTCTGTGCGATCCCAAAGATGCGCGGAAAGCACTACAGCAAGCCGATCGAACAAGTCGTCGACGAGGCCAAACGGCTGGGTGACAGCGGCGTCCGTGAAGTCGTCGTGGTCGCACAAGACACGACCTATTACGGCATGGACTTGTACGGTCGCCCTCGCTTGACCGAATTGCTGACGGAATTGGACAAGATCGAATCCATCGATTGGATCCGGCTGATGTACTTTTATCCGATGTACATCGACGACGATTTGATCGACGTCATTGTCGGTGCCCGGCGTGTGTTGCCCTACATCGACATGCCGCTGCAACACGCCAGCGACACGATGTTGAAACGCATGTCGCGAAAGACCACTCGCGCCAGCCAAGAAGTGATCTTGGAAAAGCTACGGCAACGTATCGACAATCTGGTCATGCGGACCACCATGATCACGGGATTCCCCGGTGAAACCGATGACGATTTCCGTCAACTGTGTGACTTTGTCGCTGAACAAAAATTCGAACACTTGGGTGTGTTCACTTACAGCGTCGAACCGGACACGCCGGCGGCGAAACTTCCGGGCCGGGTGCCCGAAGACGTCTCGCTGCGACGTCAAGAAGAACTGATGGCGATTCAGCAGCAGATCGCCTTTGAGTGGAACGAGAGTCGTGTCGGAACCGCTGTCGATGTGTTGATCGATGCGGAAGTTCCCGATCAGCCCGGCCTGTTCATGGGCCGCAGCGTGGCC
- a CDS encoding DUF1501 domain-containing protein encodes MPRTEFTHEDRRQFMQRITRTCLGVTFAGSAAGSKFLDQPAIAASSGRAGKAKHVIYLFMDGAMTHLDTFDPKVGVEEAGETKAIQTAVPGMQFGDRFPKLAKLAGALAVIRSLSTETGAHEQARYLMRTAYKQINSIRHPALGAWMQDQLGRVNKELPGNFLIGNGDRHPGAGFLEPSLAPVPIANPQSGLQNIKLPGYVDDTMFQRRLTLASRFDRQFQNVHKSRELESYNQLYHEARQLMGSEHLKVFNLKDEPAAVREAYGNNKLGQGCLLARRLVQSGARFVEVSDGGWDMHQDLYGRLTDKAAALDTALSSLLRDLHAKGMLDETLVVLTTEFGRKPNVNQNAGRDHHPGAFCSLLSGAGIKMGQVYGASDEKGHSVVDNHVTISDFNKTIAAAAGLPTDEDFYAPNGRPFKIGGAEGQPIQALLS; translated from the coding sequence ATGCCACGCACTGAATTTACTCATGAAGACCGCCGGCAATTCATGCAGCGGATCACGCGGACATGTTTGGGCGTGACGTTCGCCGGCAGCGCGGCCGGATCAAAGTTCTTGGACCAGCCGGCGATTGCCGCTTCAAGTGGACGCGCCGGCAAGGCCAAGCACGTCATCTATTTGTTCATGGACGGCGCGATGACTCACTTGGACACGTTTGATCCCAAGGTCGGCGTGGAAGAGGCGGGAGAGACCAAAGCGATTCAAACGGCGGTCCCCGGCATGCAGTTCGGCGATCGGTTTCCGAAGCTTGCTAAGCTGGCCGGCGCGCTGGCGGTGATCCGATCGCTGAGCACCGAAACCGGGGCGCACGAACAGGCCCGCTATCTAATGCGGACGGCGTACAAGCAGATCAACAGTATCCGGCACCCTGCCCTGGGGGCGTGGATGCAGGACCAACTGGGACGCGTCAACAAGGAACTGCCCGGCAACTTCTTGATCGGCAATGGCGACCGCCATCCGGGCGCAGGCTTTTTGGAACCTTCGTTGGCACCGGTGCCGATTGCCAATCCGCAATCGGGCCTGCAGAACATCAAGCTGCCCGGGTACGTCGACGACACGATGTTCCAACGCCGACTGACGTTGGCGTCCCGATTTGACCGCCAGTTCCAAAACGTTCACAAGAGCCGCGAACTGGAATCTTACAACCAGCTGTATCACGAAGCCCGGCAGTTGATGGGCAGCGAACATCTGAAAGTCTTCAACCTGAAAGACGAACCGGCGGCGGTCCGCGAAGCCTATGGGAACAACAAACTGGGCCAAGGCTGCTTGTTGGCCCGTCGTTTGGTTCAAAGCGGTGCACGATTTGTCGAAGTTAGCGACGGCGGCTGGGACATGCACCAGGACTTGTACGGTCGGTTGACCGACAAGGCGGCGGCGTTGGACACGGCACTCAGTTCACTGCTACGTGACTTGCACGCCAAGGGAATGCTGGACGAAACCCTGGTGGTCCTGACGACGGAATTCGGACGCAAGCCGAACGTGAACCAGAATGCCGGCCGCGATCACCATCCGGGGGCGTTTTGCAGTCTGCTGTCGGGTGCCGGGATCAAGATGGGGCAGGTCTATGGTGCATCGGACGAAAAAGGGCACAGCGTTGTGGACAACCACGTGACGATCAGCGATTTCAACAAGACGATCGCGGCCGCCGCGGGGCTGCCGACGGACGAGGATTTCTATGCCCCCAACGGCCGCCCGTTCAAGATCGGTGGTGCGGAAGGACAGCCGATCCAGGCCCTTTTGAGCTGA
- a CDS encoding DUF1549 and DUF1553 domain-containing protein produces MSFLRAGGRAGSTDPQIAGFQIADLQTTKVPRVRRPRAGRRVNGLVCMLVCLLIAAGSAVPATAQQNRGKGKPAAKKPAPPKIRLPESVRRAPKSTMKVTGVGRSSRSEAQLMAAEIDRLIERALVQGGQLPNDMTDDSTFVRRVYLDVAGRIPTLQETQAFLDSDDPMKREDLIDQLLGSPDSVSHFYNVWADTLRIVDRPQPNIIGNPFSHYVKEAIRTNKPYDDWVYEMLTADGKSWTNPAVGYQLRDDGMALPYIDNTVRVFLGTQIGCAQCHDHPFADWTQYQFYELAAFTAGVRTRIQRGDPGFEKQNPAQKLINQAKNDFDKGRVPGYFQRLARANTYVVSEKPRKLRLPKDYAYTDAKPGEVVEPAVPWGEVPDSNQFKTPRQKFAAWLTSPENPQFSKMIANRLWRQFTGVGLVEPVDDFNDDNPPSNEAMMEYLATAMVDTGFDMKQWMRGVLYSKTYQRESAVYDPTSDEPFLYAGPAIRRMSAEQVWDSMLTLAVVNPMPFQRPSAKDYAEVVDIDFSKITYQQLKQQSETFRDTYFAAGYNRSLNQHAYKGNVLCRASELPSPAPSQHFLRQFGQGDRETINGAELSATVPQILAMFNGPITHVMLEAGSSIVDNVSSERTVRDRIDAVFLSVLSRRPSSIDRGVASSELKREQTRPHVAFGNIIWALLNTREFMFIH; encoded by the coding sequence ATGTCGTTCCTTCGGGCCGGCGGTCGCGCCGGATCCACTGACCCGCAGATCGCTGGTTTTCAGATCGCTGATTTGCAGACCACCAAGGTTCCCCGAGTGCGCCGACCGCGTGCTGGACGCCGTGTGAATGGTTTGGTTTGCATGTTGGTCTGTTTGCTGATCGCGGCCGGTTCAGCGGTTCCTGCGACGGCACAGCAAAATCGTGGCAAAGGCAAACCGGCGGCAAAAAAGCCTGCACCTCCGAAAATCCGCTTGCCCGAAAGCGTGCGACGGGCTCCCAAATCGACGATGAAGGTCACCGGCGTCGGCCGATCGTCTCGCAGCGAAGCCCAGCTGATGGCGGCCGAGATCGACCGCTTGATTGAACGTGCGTTGGTCCAAGGCGGACAATTGCCCAATGACATGACGGATGATTCGACGTTCGTCCGACGCGTCTATTTGGATGTCGCCGGCCGCATCCCGACGCTGCAGGAAACCCAAGCGTTTTTGGATTCCGATGATCCGATGAAACGCGAAGACTTGATCGACCAGTTGTTGGGCAGCCCCGATTCGGTCAGCCACTTCTACAACGTCTGGGCGGACACCTTGCGGATCGTCGATCGACCGCAGCCCAACATCATTGGCAACCCGTTTTCGCATTACGTCAAGGAAGCCATTCGCACAAACAAGCCCTATGACGACTGGGTTTATGAAATGCTGACAGCCGACGGAAAATCGTGGACGAATCCCGCGGTGGGCTATCAGTTGCGTGATGACGGCATGGCGTTGCCGTACATCGACAACACGGTACGTGTCTTCTTGGGAACGCAAATCGGATGCGCCCAGTGTCACGATCACCCCTTCGCCGATTGGACGCAGTACCAGTTCTATGAATTGGCCGCCTTCACCGCAGGCGTGCGGACGCGAATTCAGCGTGGCGACCCGGGTTTCGAAAAACAGAACCCCGCTCAGAAATTGATCAACCAGGCCAAGAACGACTTTGACAAAGGCCGCGTGCCGGGATACTTCCAGCGTCTGGCTCGTGCGAACACCTATGTTGTCAGCGAAAAGCCACGCAAACTGCGTTTGCCCAAAGACTACGCCTACACCGACGCCAAGCCGGGTGAGGTCGTTGAACCCGCGGTGCCGTGGGGCGAAGTGCCCGATTCGAATCAATTCAAAACGCCGCGGCAAAAATTTGCCGCATGGTTGACGTCGCCGGAGAACCCTCAGTTCAGCAAGATGATCGCCAACCGTCTGTGGCGACAATTCACCGGCGTGGGCTTGGTTGAACCCGTGGACGATTTCAACGACGACAATCCGCCCAGCAACGAAGCGATGATGGAATACTTGGCCACCGCGATGGTCGACACCGGTTTCGACATGAAGCAGTGGATGCGCGGCGTGCTGTACAGCAAAACCTACCAACGTGAATCGGCGGTTTACGATCCAACGTCCGACGAACCGTTCCTGTACGCCGGTCCTGCAATCCGGCGAATGTCGGCGGAACAGGTTTGGGATTCAATGCTGACCCTGGCCGTGGTCAACCCGATGCCGTTTCAACGTCCATCGGCGAAAGACTATGCCGAGGTGGTGGACATTGATTTTTCGAAGATCACGTATCAACAGTTAAAGCAACAGTCGGAAACGTTCCGCGATACGTACTTTGCCGCCGGATACAACCGATCCTTGAACCAGCACGCATACAAAGGCAACGTACTTTGCCGAGCCAGTGAGTTGCCCAGTCCGGCCCCCAGCCAACACTTTTTGCGACAGTTCGGCCAAGGCGATCGGGAAACCATCAACGGCGCCGAATTGTCCGCGACGGTGCCCCAGATTTTGGCGATGTTCAATGGCCCTATCACTCACGTGATGTTGGAAGCGGGGTCGTCGATCGTCGACAACGTCTCGTCGGAGCGGACCGTTCGTGATCGCATCGACGCGGTCTTTTTGTCGGTTCTGTCGCGTCGCCCCAGCAGCATCGATCGCGGTGTGGCGTCCAGCGAACTGAAACGTGAACAGACTCGTCCTCACGTCGCCTTTGGCAACATCATTTGGGCGCTTTTGAACACTCGCGAATTCATGTTCATCCACTGA